In Oncorhynchus gorbuscha isolate QuinsamMale2020 ecotype Even-year linkage group LG02, OgorEven_v1.0, whole genome shotgun sequence, a single genomic region encodes these proteins:
- the LOC124008242 gene encoding protocadherin alpha-C2-like, with protein MALSIATVWTRCATVLFVFSGMWGIALPITRYSIPEEMQEGSVVANLATDLGLDVRALVTRKAKLDIIHTKKYLDINKETGELFILEKIDREYICSSKTTSCFLKTDVILENPIRIFYIELEIMDINDNAPVFRRETMQLDISESTAPGERFSLTNAVDADVGANSIKTYYLSESKYFTIEIQTGSDGSKYVDLVINSNLDREEQAVHNLILTAADGGVPARSSTASIFLRVLDINDNAPFFNQPIYAINVSENSPIGTLVMKLNATDLDEGTNAEITYSYTLYTSEKTQEKFYLNSNTGEIKVKDVIDFEESHSFDIYIQARDQGSNSLSGDCKVMAFITDLNDNYPEVTITSFKSTVNEDVVIGTLIAVISISDRDSGVNGEVELTLNQQASLPFVLDKSSEDYFALLISEPLDRETIPRYDITFIVTDKGTPRLFDNETITLEILDVNDNAPEFPQSFYTIHVVENNIPGALLTSLSAFDPDFHENQYLVYFIMEKEIINTSMSMLFSINPENGNLYALKTFDFEREKEFLFHIEARDSGLPPLSSNVTVHVIILDQNDNTPLIVSPWRAQGSVIEEVIPRSVDKGFLIVKVIAIDTDSLQNSRVTYQLLQSSDSTLFSLDQYNGEIRTTRMFSYRDPRHQRLVVVAKDNGDPALSATITIKISTVEHMVTPFSETTEVPLEFDLFTDLNLYLVIGLGSVSFLLLITILVIIVLKCQKPKPMKMPPAINMNLNSLNRNSVISGNSYISQRSSTIADSTLISSDAYWYSLFLAETRKGNVVVRQPIVPKGAGYFVSSIPRSTGPSETSDSRASTLQDSRASSDLP; from the exons ATGGCTTTATCCATTGCAACTGTCTGGACAAGGTGCGCCACGGTTCTCTTTGTATTCAGCGGGATGTGGGGAATTGCTTTGCCCATTACTCGCTACTCTATTCCCGAGGAAATGCAAGAGGGTTCCGTTGTTGCAAACCTGGCTACAGATTTGGGACTTGACGTTCGCGCTCTGGTAACACGCAAGGCAAAGCTTGACATCATCCACACAAAAAAATATTTGGACATTAACAAAGAAACGGGAGAGCTGTTCATACTTGAAAAGATAGACAGGGAATACATATGTTCGAGCAAGACAACGTCTTGTTTTCTTAAAACGGATGTCATACTTGAAAATCCCATTCGTATTTTTTACATTGAGCTTGAAATCATGGACATAAATGACAACGCACCTGTCTTTCGAAGGGAGACAATGCAATTGGATATTTCAGAATCTACCGCTCCGGGAGAGAGATTCTCTTTGACAAATGCTGTGGATGCAGATGTCGGTGCGAATTCGATTAAGACTTACTATTTGAGCGAAAGCAAGTATTTTACAATTGAAATACAGACCGGAAGCGATGGCTCTAAATATGTAGATTTGGTTATCAACAGTAATTTAGACCGAGAGGAACAGGCGGTGCATAATTTAATATTAACCGCTGCAGATGGTGGGGTTCCTGCGCGCTCATCCACAGCCAGTATCTTCCTTAGAGTTCTGGATATCAATGACAATGCCCCCTTTTTTAACCAGCCGATATATGCTATTAATGTAAGTGAAAACTCCCCAATTGGAACTCTAGTAATGAAGTTGAACGCAACAGACTTGGACGAGGGCACGAACGCAGAGATTACATATTCATACACGTTATATACATCCGAGAAGACACAAGAAAAGTTCTATCTAAATTCAAATACAGGGGAAATAAAGGTGAAGGATGTGATTGATTTTGAGGAGAGTCACAGTTTCGATATATATATTCAAGCAAGAGACCAAGGATCGAATTCGTTATCTGGAGATTGTAAAGTAATGGCGTTTATTACCGATCTGAATGACAACTATCCTGAGGTCACCATTACATCTTTTAAAAGCACGGTCAATGAAGATGTTGTCATTGGAACATTGATAGCAGTAATCAGTATAAGCGATAGGGACTCTGGGGTCAACGGTGAAGTTGAACTCACTTTGAACCAACAAGCATCCCTACCCTTCGTTCTCGATAAGTCTTCGGAGGATTACTTTGCTCTGCTTATTTCAGAACCACTGGACCGTGAGACAATTCCAAGATATGACATCACTTTCATAGTCACAGACAAAGGAACACCTCGCTTATTTGACAATGAGACAATCACCTTGGAGATACTGGACGTCAATGATAACGCACCAGAATTCCCCCAGTCGTTCTACACAATCCATGTTGTGGAGAACAACATCCCCGGCGCACTGTTGACGTCACTCAGTGCTTTTGACCCGGACTTCCACGAGAACCAGTATCTGGTCTATTTTATCATGGAGAAGGAGATCATCAACACGTCTATGTCCATGCTGTTCTCCATTAATCCAGAGAATGGCAACCTTTATGCTCTAAAGACCTTTGACTTTGAAAGGGAGAAGGAGTTTCTTTTCCACATAGaggccagagactctgggttacCTCCACTCAGCAGCAATGTGACAGTTCACGTCATCATTCTGGACCAGAATGACAACACCCCGCTCATAGTGTCGCCTTGGCGAGCACAGGGCTCGGTAATTGAAGAGGTGATCCCGAGGTCCGTTGATAAAGGATTCCTGATTGTCAAAGTAATAGCCATTGACACAGACTCATTACAGAACTCACGGGTCACATATCAGCTTCTACAGTCCAGTGACTCTACTCTATTCAGTCTAGATCAGTACAATGGGGAGATCCGGACCACAAGAATGTTCAGCTACAGGGACCCCCGTCACCAGCGGCTGGTTGTTGTCGCCAAAGACAATGGAGACCCTGCTCTTTCGGCCACAATTACCATCAAGATATCAACAGTAGAACACATGGTGACGCCATTCTCAGAAACTACTGAGGTGCCTTTAGAATTTGACTTGTTCACAGACTTAAATCTGTATTTGGTCATCGGTTTGGGTTCGGTGTCCTTCCTGCTGTTGATCACCATATTGGTGATCATTGTGCTGAAGTGTCAGAAACCGAAGCCCATGAAGATGCCTCCTGCTATAAATATGAatctgaacagtctgaacaggAACAGTGTGATCAGCGGAAACAGTTACATCAGCCAGAGGAGCTCCACCATCGCTGATTCCACCCTCATCTCCAGTGATGCCTACTGGTACAGCCTGTTTCTGGCAGAGACTAGGAAAGGCAATGTGGTTGTCAGACAGCCTATAGTACCCAAGGGAGCAGGCTACTTTGTGTCCAGTATACCCAGAAGCACAGGTCCCTCAGAGACCAGCGACTCAAGAGCATCCACACTACAG GATTCCAGGGCCAGCAGTGACCTGCCATGA
- the LOC124008222 gene encoding protocadherin-10-like isoform X2, which translates to MDLRGAKRRLGGIWQVTCLALVACVLDLVWAQIRYSIPEELEHGAFVGNIAEDLGLDVERLSARRFRIVSGAKKQYLEVNLENGILFVNEIIDREELCEQSLSCSFHLQVVIENPLELYRVEVEILDVNDNSPSFPWSEFNLDISESAVPGSRFPLESAQDLDVGSNSLRSYLLSVNEHFVLDIQTRSDGSKFAELVLESPLDREQQNTHQVVLTAVDGGSPERSGTAQINITVLDANDNAPVFDQSFYRVRLVENAPKGTVVIKLNASDLDEGPNADITYSFSGHAPIKVRELFSVDSRTGEIRVKGVVDYEKARMHEIYVQAKDKGPSAVAVHCKVLVNILDVNDNLPEVILTSVSTPVQEDAPPGTVIAVISVMDKDSGENGNVDCEIPHHVPFQLHSSFKNYYTLVTCDFLDRETVPEYNITLTARDMGAPPLFTRKTILVQVSDMNDNTPRFKQPSYTVYLTENNAPGASICSVTALDPDSDQNAYLSYSILEGDIHGMSVSTYVSINSDNGNIYALRSFDHEQLRNFQILVQAQDAGFPPLRANVTVNVFILDQNDNAPVIVAPLPQNGTAATEVVPRSVDAGYLVAKITAMDADTGQNSRLFYQVLQANDPSLFSVALYTGEIRTIRRFVEKDPIRQMLVILVKDNGQPPLSATVSIILSVVDNVPESLPDFGDLTLSPQYRSNLTLYLIVSLGVISFTFLVAIIVLAAIKGYRDRHSIRRYNFSLSACCGFRSEESTTDVFKKSNLNVQITTGTKGSTNCVEANGNGPLSQPYCYKMCLTPESSKSDFMFLKSCSPMNATPQKNNAKGADYPKSGWSAQDSRSLIVNNGATIPNELKQANMDWTLTKNRRNSAHKSFSTMERTFPRRPRPDPDGFSCPVAPQYYTWGSHMREYKMSSQIEGIGGVGSVGRVPNRSWTPSYTQPPSAQPPPDYQHNVYIPGTPSGYCTLKPAPRGELDVYNSFSTFGKNKRFTSSYDPSFAQRGDNLINKDFFK; encoded by the exons ATGGACCTCCGAGGCGCGAAGAGGCGGCTTGGGGGGATATGGCAGGTGACATGCCTAGCTCTCGTCGCATGTGTCCTGGATTTAGTTTGGGCTCAGATTCGTTATTCAATCCCTGAGGAACTGGAACATGGCGCATTTGTTGGAAACATAGCCGAGGACTTGGGTTTAGACGTCGAGAGACTCTCTGCGCGCAGGTTCAGGATAGTTTCAGGCGCAAAAAAGCAATACTTGGAGGTGAATTTAGAAAATGGTATTTTATTTGTAAACGAAATAATTGATCGAGAGGAACTATGTGAACAGAGTCTGTCTTGCTCTTTCCATTTGCAAGTGGTAATCGAAAACCCATTGGAACTGTACAGGGTTGAGGTGGAGATTTTAGATGTGAACGATAACTCACCCAGTTTTCCGTGGAGTGAGTTTAATTTGGATATATCCGAGTCGGCGGTACCCGGGTCCCGCTTCCCACTAGAGAGCGCGCAGGACTTGGACGTTGGAAGCAACTCGCTCCGCTCTTATCTGCTGAGTGTGAATGAACATTTTGTCCTGGACATCCAGACGCGTAGTGATGGCAGTAAGTTTGCGGAGTTGGTCCTGGAGAGCCCCTTGGACAGAGAGCAGCAGAATACGCACCAGGTGGTGCTGACGGCCGTGGATGGAGGCTCGCCGGAGAGATCCGGGACAGCGCAAATCAATATAACAGTTCTGGATGCAAATGACAACGCGCCCGTGTTCGACCAGTCTTTCTACAGAGTAAGGCTCGTGGAAAACGCACCGAAGGGCACCGTTGTGATAAAACTAAACGCATCGGATTTGGATGAGGGTCCTAATGCGGATATCACATACTCTTTCAGCGGGCATGCTCCCATAAAAGTGCGCGAGCTGTTCAGTGTGGATTCGCGCACTGGAGAGATCAGAGTGAAAGGTGTCGTAGATTATGAAAAGGCCAGGATGCATGAGATATATGTGCAAGCCAAGGACAAGGGCCCATCGGCAGTGGCCGTGCACTGTAAAGTTCTAGTCAATATCTTAGATGTGAATGACAACCTCCCGGAGGTGATCTTGACATCAGTGTCCACACCTGTCCAAGAGGACGCACCACCGGGGACTGTGATAGCTGTCATCAGCGTCATGGACAAAGACTCGGGTGAAAATGGAAATGTTGACTGTGAAATTCCACATCATGTCCCCTTCCAGCTCCACTCATCTTTTAAGAACTATTATACTTTGGTTACTTGTGATTTTTTGGACAGAGAGACGGTGCCAGAGTACAACATCACTCTCACAGCAAGGGATATGGGCGCACCTCCCTTGTTCACAAGGAAAACTATTTTGGTTCAAGTGTCAGACATGAACGACAACACACCCCGATTCAAGCAGCCATCATACACCGTCTATTTGACAGAGAATAACGCACCAGGAGCCTCAATTTGCTCGGTTACTGCCCTGGATCCAGATTCAGACCAAAATGCCTATCTCTCTTACTCTATTCTGGAAGGTGATATACATGGGATGTCCGTGTCCACCTACGTCTCCATAAACTCAGACAACGGGAATATTTACGCATTGCGTTCTTTTGACCATGAGCAGCTAAGAAACTTTCAGATTTTAGTCCAAGCACAAGATGCCGGGTTTCCACCCCTGAGAGCCAATGTTACCGTAAATGTCTTTATTTTAGACCAAAATGACAATGCACCAGTCATAGTAGCACCTCTACCCCAAAACGGCACCGCAGCGACTGAAGTGGTGCCCAGGTCAGTTGATGCTGGCTATCTTGTGGCAAAAATCACTGCGATGGACGCAGACACAGGTCAAAACTCGCGTCTGTTCTACCAGGTGCTCCAGGCAAACGACCCGAGCCTGTTTAGCGTCGCTCTGTACACGGGCGAAATCAGGACGATTCGCCGATTTGTGGAAAAAGACCCCATAAGGCAAATGCTGGTCATTCTGGTCAAGGACAACGGTCAGCCACCCCTTTCGGCCACAGTTTCCATCATCCTGTCAGTTGTTGACAACGTGCCAGAATCGCTGCCTGATTTCGGCGACCTCACACTGAGCCCCCAGTACCGCTCGAACCTCACGCTGTACTTAATAGTGTCTCTGGGCGTTATCTCGTTCACGTTTCTGGTGGCTATTATCGTCCTGGCAGCGATAAAGGGATACAGGGACAGACATTCCATTCGGAGGTATAACTTCTCTCTGAGTGCATGCTGCGGGTTCCGATCAGAGGAATCTACCACTGATGTGTTCAAGAAGTCCAACTTGAACGTGCAGATAACCACAGGCACCAAAGGATCCACGAACTGCGTTGAGGCAAATGGCAACGGCCCCCTTTCTCAGCCATACTGCTACAAGATGTGTCTGACCCCGGAATCATCCAAGAGCGATTTCATGTTCCTAAAGTCATGCAGTCCGATGAATGCGACTCCACAGAAGAATAATGCCAAGGGCGCAGACTACCCCAAATCGGGTTGGAGCGCACAGGACTCCCGCAGCCTGATAGTGAACAACGGAGCAACTATTCCGAACGAG CTCAAGCAAGCGAACATGGACTGGACATTGACGAAAAATCGACGAAATTCAGCACACAAAAG CTTTAGCACCATGGAGAGGACCTTCCCACGTAGACCCAGGCCGGACCCTGATGGCTTCTCCTGCCCGGTGGCACCGCAGTACTATACCTGGGGTAGTCATATGCGTG AATACAAGATGTCCTCCCAGATCGAAGGGATTGGAGGGGTTGGAAGTGTAGGAAGGGTTCCAAACCGTTCGTGGACTCCGAGCTACACCCAGCCTCCATCTGCACAGCCACCACCTGACTACCAGCACAACGTCTACATCCCTGGCACACCGTCTGGGTACTGCACTCTGAAGCCTGCACCCAGGGGGGAACTGGATGTCTACAACTCATTCTCTACGTTTGGAAAGAATAAGAGGTTCACCTCTAGCTATGACCCGAGCTTTGCCCAGAGAGGGGACAACCTGATAAACAAGGACTTTTTTAAATGA
- the LOC124008222 gene encoding protocadherin-10-like isoform X1, whose amino-acid sequence MDLRGAKRRLGGIWQVTCLALVACVLDLVWAQIRYSIPEELEHGAFVGNIAEDLGLDVERLSARRFRIVSGAKKQYLEVNLENGILFVNEIIDREELCEQSLSCSFHLQVVIENPLELYRVEVEILDVNDNSPSFPWSEFNLDISESAVPGSRFPLESAQDLDVGSNSLRSYLLSVNEHFVLDIQTRSDGSKFAELVLESPLDREQQNTHQVVLTAVDGGSPERSGTAQINITVLDANDNAPVFDQSFYRVRLVENAPKGTVVIKLNASDLDEGPNADITYSFSGHAPIKVRELFSVDSRTGEIRVKGVVDYEKARMHEIYVQAKDKGPSAVAVHCKVLVNILDVNDNLPEVILTSVSTPVQEDAPPGTVIAVISVMDKDSGENGNVDCEIPHHVPFQLHSSFKNYYTLVTCDFLDRETVPEYNITLTARDMGAPPLFTRKTILVQVSDMNDNTPRFKQPSYTVYLTENNAPGASICSVTALDPDSDQNAYLSYSILEGDIHGMSVSTYVSINSDNGNIYALRSFDHEQLRNFQILVQAQDAGFPPLRANVTVNVFILDQNDNAPVIVAPLPQNGTAATEVVPRSVDAGYLVAKITAMDADTGQNSRLFYQVLQANDPSLFSVALYTGEIRTIRRFVEKDPIRQMLVILVKDNGQPPLSATVSIILSVVDNVPESLPDFGDLTLSPQYRSNLTLYLIVSLGVISFTFLVAIIVLAAIKGYRDRHSIRRYNFSLSACCGFRSEESTTDVFKKSNLNVQITTGTKGSTNCVEANGNGPLSQPYCYKMCLTPESSKSDFMFLKSCSPMNATPQKNNAKGADYPKSGWSAQDSRSLIVNNGATIPNELKQANMDWTLTKNRRNSAHKSFSTMERTFPRRPRPDPDGFSCPVAPQYYTWGSHMRAEYKMSSQIEGIGGVGSVGRVPNRSWTPSYTQPPSAQPPPDYQHNVYIPGTPSGYCTLKPAPRGELDVYNSFSTFGKNKRFTSSYDPSFAQRGDNLINKDFFK is encoded by the exons ATGGACCTCCGAGGCGCGAAGAGGCGGCTTGGGGGGATATGGCAGGTGACATGCCTAGCTCTCGTCGCATGTGTCCTGGATTTAGTTTGGGCTCAGATTCGTTATTCAATCCCTGAGGAACTGGAACATGGCGCATTTGTTGGAAACATAGCCGAGGACTTGGGTTTAGACGTCGAGAGACTCTCTGCGCGCAGGTTCAGGATAGTTTCAGGCGCAAAAAAGCAATACTTGGAGGTGAATTTAGAAAATGGTATTTTATTTGTAAACGAAATAATTGATCGAGAGGAACTATGTGAACAGAGTCTGTCTTGCTCTTTCCATTTGCAAGTGGTAATCGAAAACCCATTGGAACTGTACAGGGTTGAGGTGGAGATTTTAGATGTGAACGATAACTCACCCAGTTTTCCGTGGAGTGAGTTTAATTTGGATATATCCGAGTCGGCGGTACCCGGGTCCCGCTTCCCACTAGAGAGCGCGCAGGACTTGGACGTTGGAAGCAACTCGCTCCGCTCTTATCTGCTGAGTGTGAATGAACATTTTGTCCTGGACATCCAGACGCGTAGTGATGGCAGTAAGTTTGCGGAGTTGGTCCTGGAGAGCCCCTTGGACAGAGAGCAGCAGAATACGCACCAGGTGGTGCTGACGGCCGTGGATGGAGGCTCGCCGGAGAGATCCGGGACAGCGCAAATCAATATAACAGTTCTGGATGCAAATGACAACGCGCCCGTGTTCGACCAGTCTTTCTACAGAGTAAGGCTCGTGGAAAACGCACCGAAGGGCACCGTTGTGATAAAACTAAACGCATCGGATTTGGATGAGGGTCCTAATGCGGATATCACATACTCTTTCAGCGGGCATGCTCCCATAAAAGTGCGCGAGCTGTTCAGTGTGGATTCGCGCACTGGAGAGATCAGAGTGAAAGGTGTCGTAGATTATGAAAAGGCCAGGATGCATGAGATATATGTGCAAGCCAAGGACAAGGGCCCATCGGCAGTGGCCGTGCACTGTAAAGTTCTAGTCAATATCTTAGATGTGAATGACAACCTCCCGGAGGTGATCTTGACATCAGTGTCCACACCTGTCCAAGAGGACGCACCACCGGGGACTGTGATAGCTGTCATCAGCGTCATGGACAAAGACTCGGGTGAAAATGGAAATGTTGACTGTGAAATTCCACATCATGTCCCCTTCCAGCTCCACTCATCTTTTAAGAACTATTATACTTTGGTTACTTGTGATTTTTTGGACAGAGAGACGGTGCCAGAGTACAACATCACTCTCACAGCAAGGGATATGGGCGCACCTCCCTTGTTCACAAGGAAAACTATTTTGGTTCAAGTGTCAGACATGAACGACAACACACCCCGATTCAAGCAGCCATCATACACCGTCTATTTGACAGAGAATAACGCACCAGGAGCCTCAATTTGCTCGGTTACTGCCCTGGATCCAGATTCAGACCAAAATGCCTATCTCTCTTACTCTATTCTGGAAGGTGATATACATGGGATGTCCGTGTCCACCTACGTCTCCATAAACTCAGACAACGGGAATATTTACGCATTGCGTTCTTTTGACCATGAGCAGCTAAGAAACTTTCAGATTTTAGTCCAAGCACAAGATGCCGGGTTTCCACCCCTGAGAGCCAATGTTACCGTAAATGTCTTTATTTTAGACCAAAATGACAATGCACCAGTCATAGTAGCACCTCTACCCCAAAACGGCACCGCAGCGACTGAAGTGGTGCCCAGGTCAGTTGATGCTGGCTATCTTGTGGCAAAAATCACTGCGATGGACGCAGACACAGGTCAAAACTCGCGTCTGTTCTACCAGGTGCTCCAGGCAAACGACCCGAGCCTGTTTAGCGTCGCTCTGTACACGGGCGAAATCAGGACGATTCGCCGATTTGTGGAAAAAGACCCCATAAGGCAAATGCTGGTCATTCTGGTCAAGGACAACGGTCAGCCACCCCTTTCGGCCACAGTTTCCATCATCCTGTCAGTTGTTGACAACGTGCCAGAATCGCTGCCTGATTTCGGCGACCTCACACTGAGCCCCCAGTACCGCTCGAACCTCACGCTGTACTTAATAGTGTCTCTGGGCGTTATCTCGTTCACGTTTCTGGTGGCTATTATCGTCCTGGCAGCGATAAAGGGATACAGGGACAGACATTCCATTCGGAGGTATAACTTCTCTCTGAGTGCATGCTGCGGGTTCCGATCAGAGGAATCTACCACTGATGTGTTCAAGAAGTCCAACTTGAACGTGCAGATAACCACAGGCACCAAAGGATCCACGAACTGCGTTGAGGCAAATGGCAACGGCCCCCTTTCTCAGCCATACTGCTACAAGATGTGTCTGACCCCGGAATCATCCAAGAGCGATTTCATGTTCCTAAAGTCATGCAGTCCGATGAATGCGACTCCACAGAAGAATAATGCCAAGGGCGCAGACTACCCCAAATCGGGTTGGAGCGCACAGGACTCCCGCAGCCTGATAGTGAACAACGGAGCAACTATTCCGAACGAG CTCAAGCAAGCGAACATGGACTGGACATTGACGAAAAATCGACGAAATTCAGCACACAAAAG CTTTAGCACCATGGAGAGGACCTTCCCACGTAGACCCAGGCCGGACCCTGATGGCTTCTCCTGCCCGGTGGCACCGCAGTACTATACCTGGGGTAGTCATATGCGTG CAGAATACAAGATGTCCTCCCAGATCGAAGGGATTGGAGGGGTTGGAAGTGTAGGAAGGGTTCCAAACCGTTCGTGGACTCCGAGCTACACCCAGCCTCCATCTGCACAGCCACCACCTGACTACCAGCACAACGTCTACATCCCTGGCACACCGTCTGGGTACTGCACTCTGAAGCCTGCACCCAGGGGGGAACTGGATGTCTACAACTCATTCTCTACGTTTGGAAAGAATAAGAGGTTCACCTCTAGCTATGACCCGAGCTTTGCCCAGAGAGGGGACAACCTGATAAACAAGGACTTTTTTAAATGA